The nucleotide window CTTTAATGTACAGGGCTCTAAAACACAAATATCGTGGTGCacttgaaaattgaatgaatcgtctctttttttcaatattctTATATCCCTGTATAGTTCATCCGATTCATATTCAGCATTAGCGCTTACGATCACAGATTCCGACTCTTTGGCTAAACCTAGacattcatttttaaaCCACTCCGCAAAATTGTCGCTGTTAGAAAGCTGAGCGGTTCCCGGTTGATAGTGCAAAACGTATAAGGGCACTGCCATTTTAGCAAGCGCATCTCGCAATGAAAATAGTGCCTTTAGCATGAAAGATAACTTCCAGCCACCATCTAAATGAGCTCTCCAGTCATGTTCATTGATGGTAAAGACTGTTATAAAACGGCCTTCCTTTTTACcttctttccattttacGTACTCGTTCCATGTCTTACACAAAGAAGTATTATCCAAGAGGCGTAGGTCGCTTCGGAACCAGTGCAAAAAGAATCGAGAGGTTGTATTCTGAGTTTCAATTGCAGATTTTAGATCATTGAGCAAAGTTATAGGCTTTTCTCTCGTTCTATTGTTAAACTTGTTTGCCTCTCCGCAGCTAATCGGATGTTTATAATAAATCTTATTTGGACCAAAATATAGACTCAAATCGTCTTCCAATTTAGGCTTCTTAAGGGGAGTAGATACACCATTGATGGACCCACGTTTCATCTTGTTGACATCAGGCCTTTCATTTGGTGATACCAAGTTGTTAAGTGACAAATATTGCTCTTATTTATATGAACCTTTTATAATAGCAATGTTGCCGCGCGCCTGCGAGCAAGCTCGGCAACCACTGAGAAAGTCGCAATACATAGCACAATCTCTCCCGTCACACAAATAAACTAATTAATGGAAATCCATCAAATCAGTTGTATTGAATAGCAGTTTAGAACCCCAGCAGTCAAGTGCTCAAGGTGTCTGTATTAAAGCTTGGATAACAATAAATGCAATGGGCTGTGAGTTTTATATGGCATTGAAGCCTTGAACATATGGTCTTTTGCTCTGAGCCATGGGGATGCTTTGCCCTCCCGGATAACCATGGGATAAACAAGCAAGAACTCTACTTGGAGAACAGCTTGACCCGAGTCGCGTCTTAGCTTGTGACCAAAACTACCAGGTGCTGTTGTAGACTTTTAGACCCGTGACAGAGGATTTTAACTACGCAAACTTGTAATCAGTGCTGCTTTCGTTATGTATTATTAAAGATGCTGCAAAATTACTACTATTGTTTTTAAGAAGCACTGACTTGCTAGGATCTGCGTTTTATAGACGACAGGCACCCAATTGGTTGTGTAGACGACACTCGTTCATCTTGCGATGTCATCCGCTTGCAAATGAAATGTCGCACTGTTTAGGCTACTATCGATGCAGATTCATCAATCATTAAAGCACTGCTGCAAGAGGCAAAACACATATAGAAAACAGCAGATATTTCCATCCAGAGTATTTCCTTGACGAACCCGAATTGGTTGCAGCTAAGCATGTGTCATTATGGCGAAGCGCACACAGGTAGGCATCCAGGATTGTTGCTCCGCTCTCCAAGTCAAACATACTGCCATCTCCACACTCAATACTGCTGAAATTCATAAGCATACCGGTATACGAATACCTAGCAGGCTCACTATTATCATAGGCAGAGTGACCGCAGTACCATCCTTCCAGCACGGGTGTGGTACTATTAACGGTGAGGTTGTACACAGTCCCACATGGCATCATAAAAACGGTGTTGTTTGAGCTCATATTAGCTAGAATTGTTGTACTCACTCAGATAGTATATGGGAAACCTCGCCAAGAAGTACTGATCTTGAAGTGTGCACTGTCGATAAAAAGCCTTAtatatgataaaaaaaatttgcagcATTTGAGTTTTCTCGTCATAGAATCAGACAATGCCATGATGGACAACAATACATGGCAGCACGAATATCTTTTTCTCACCAATTTACGTTTAGTAATGAAAATATACTTTTAAATCATAGTTGCAAAAAGGCAGAATACTCAAGAAATAACATAGTATAAAGTAAGAAAATGAGCGAGCTATGAAGATATAGGAATTAATATTAAGTGTAAACAAAGATACAAAAGAGATGATCCAAGTATAGTAGAGATGACACTTTCACGATGACATAGCGAAAGAAATAAAGTCACGTGAAAATCTAACGAAGTATAAATCTGTTCTGAATCGCTGTCAGATGACGATCTACTGCAATATTATCATTTGTATATGTTTAAGTAGGCTAGTATCAACAACTGCGAAAAATAACCTACTCACAATCGGTTGttgctttctttttggCAGAGACTTTTTTGGAGGAGCCACATCTGCAAAGAGCGCTGTGAAAGACATTGTGGACAGCGGTTCTCAAAAGAGTGCAATACTGAAGAACAAGGAAATATTAGACCACTTCTCCTCAACTTCACTGCTTTTCAGATTTACTTTTTCCATATAAACTACTGAGATTCCGATTTTAAAAGGTAGAAGGGTTTTTTCACTTGATACTTCACAAGGGTTTCCTTAAAGCTTAATGCTCCTCTGAATATATATACTGCATATTGCTGGGCGGATATATTGATTCCGGTTCTCGCGAAAAGTCAATGAACTTAGATAGCAGGCACAACGTAGCGGAAAGGGTGCACGATCCAAGCTATGGCAGCATTCCTGATGGAGAGGAAAATGCATTGCTTGCTGTAGATGAATCAAGTGATATTGATATCGATAAAAACCGGGATATACCACTCTCTAGTATACCTAATTTGTGGTTAATTGAAGCGGCGCTATTCACAAACGTTTTTCTAGCTGGTTTTGATGGAACAGTCACCGCAACAACTTATCAGACGATTGGAAATGAATTTAATCATACTAACATATCAAACTGGATTACTACAGCATACCTGATCACTTCTACCGCTTTTCAACCTTTATACGGATCATTTTCTGATGTATTAGGCCGCAGAAgttgtttgttttttgcGAGCAGCATATTTGGTGTTGGATGCCTTGCCTGTGGCCTGTCCACGAATATTTACATGCTGAGTTTCATGAGGGCTCTCACAGGTATTGGTGGGGGCGGTCTAATCACTCTTTCTACAATTGTTAACTCAGATGTTATACCTTGTTCGAGAAGGCCGTTATTTCAGGCATTTCAAAACTTGCTATTGGGACTCGGAGCGATATTTGGAGCATCTTTTGGTGGCTCAATTGCTTCAACAGTGGGCTGGAGATGGTGTTTTTTTACTCAAGTGCCAGTTTCTGTAATCAACTTGTTTTTAATGGGTATTTACGTCCCAAATCAAGAAGGCTTTGAGAACGAGACACTTTCTAAGGTAATTCATCCTAAACGATTTTTGAGCGATATCGATATTGCAGGCTCAATTCTGATAATTGTGGGTTTGAGTTTGCAGCTCCTGTATCTGAGCATAGGCTGTAATGGCAATGTCAATGAAAATATGTGGAGACAGCCTTCTTCACTTCTGCTATTAGTTTCAAGTGTGGTGGTCTTAATATTATTCCTGGTCAATGAGAAACGAACCACTGCAACGGCAATTATCCCTTTAGACCTTGTGACAACTTCATACGGGTTTGTGGTATTGGTCATCAGTATCCTAGTCGGATTCGCCAGTTATGCATATCTTTTCACCTTGCCattgttttttcaaattgtctTGGGGGACTCAGCAGCGAAAGCTGGACTGCGTCTAACCATACCATCTCTGTTTACTCCTATTGGGAGTTTTATAACAGGTGTTTGCATGAGTAAGTTCAATTGCTTGTCTAGGCTACTTTACGCtggtatatttttgatgtttCTTGGTAACTTTCTGTTTCTACTGATCAATAACGAAACTCCAAATTGGCTGATtggtatttttttgatcccTGCTAACCTTGGTCAAGGAATCACCTTCCCTACTACATTATTCACATTCATATTTGCTTTTTCCAAGAAGCGCCAAGCTACAGCGACATCTACATTATATCTCTTCCGGAGCACAGGGTCTGTATGGGGCGTCGCAATTTCATCAGGTGTGGTTCAAGTATATGCGACTTGCTACCTACAAACAGCATTAAGGGGACTACTGAACGAGGATCAAATAACTC belongs to Zygotorulaspora mrakii chromosome 1, complete sequence and includes:
- the VBA2 gene encoding Vba2p, with the translated sequence MNLDSRHNVAERVHDPSYGSIPDGEENALLAVDESSDIDIDKNRDIPLSSIPNLWLIEAALFTNVFLAGFDGTVTATTYQTIGNEFNHTNISNWITTAYLITSTAFQPLYGSFSDVLGRRSCLFFASSIFGVGCLACGLSTNIYMLSFMRALTGIGGGGLITLSTIVNSDVIPCSRRPLFQAFQNLLLGLGAIFGASFGGSIASTVGWRWCFFTQVPVSVINLFLMGIYVPNQEGFENETLSKVIHPKRFLSDIDIAGSILIIVGLSLQLLYLSIGCNGNVNENMWRQPSSLLLLVSSVVVLILFLVNEKRTTATAIIPLDLVTTSYGFVVLVISILVGFASYAYLFTLPLFFQIVLGDSAAKAGLRLTIPSLFTPIGSFITGVCMSKFNCLSRLLYAGIFLMFLGNFLFLLINNETPNWLIGIFLIPANLGQGITFPTTLFTFIFAFSKKRQATATSTLYLFRSTGSVWGVAISSGVVQVYATCYLQTALRGLLNEDQITQLITHINANTSYIRSLRGEVKSTVVKGFELGTQRAHLLSTLLSLLALTLCFIKDRLEKPLSRG